The following coding sequences lie in one Lemur catta isolate mLemCat1 chromosome 11, mLemCat1.pri, whole genome shotgun sequence genomic window:
- the RARRES2 gene encoding retinoic acid receptor responder protein 2 isoform X2, whose amino-acid sequence MRRLLIPLALWLGAVGAGGAELTGTQRRGLQVALEEFHKHPPVQWAFQETGVDSAVDMPFPAGTFVRLEFRLQQTSCRKKDWKKPECKVKPNGRKRKCLACIKLDSEDKVLGRMVHCPVQTQELEEHQEAQCSRVERAGEDPHSYYFPGQYAFSKALPHG is encoded by the exons ATGCGGCGGCTGCTGATCCCGCTGGCGCTGTGGCTGGGCGCTGTGGGCGCGGGCGGGGCCGAGCTCACAGGGACGCAGCGGCGGGGCCTGCAGGTGGCCCTGGAGGAGTTCCACAAGCACCCGCCCGTGCAATGGGCCTTCCAGGAGACCGGCGTGGACAGTGCCGTGGACATG CCCTTCCCAGCTGGGACATTTGTGAGGCTGGAATTTAGGCTCCAGCAGACAAGCTGCCGGAAGAAGGACTGGAAGAAACCTGAGTGCAAAGTCAAGCCCAATGGG AGGAAGCGGAAATGCTTGGCCTGCATCAAACTGGACTCTGAGGATAAAGTTCTGGGCCGGATGGTCCACTGCCCCGTACAAACCCAG gagctggaggagcaCCAGGAAGCCCAGTGCAGCAGGGTGGAGAGGGCTGGCGAGGACCCCCACAGCTACTACTTCCCTGGACAGTACGCCTTCTCCAAGGCCCTGCCCCACGGCTGA
- the RARRES2 gene encoding retinoic acid receptor responder protein 2 isoform X1 — MRRLLIPLALWLGAVGAGGAELTGTQRRGLQVALEEFHKHPPVQWAFQETGVDSAVDMPFPAGTFVRLEFRLQQTSCRKKDWKKPECKVKPNGRKRKCLACIKLDSEDKVLGRMVHCPVQTQVRRELEEHQEAQCSRVERAGEDPHSYYFPGQYAFSKALPHG; from the exons ATGCGGCGGCTGCTGATCCCGCTGGCGCTGTGGCTGGGCGCTGTGGGCGCGGGCGGGGCCGAGCTCACAGGGACGCAGCGGCGGGGCCTGCAGGTGGCCCTGGAGGAGTTCCACAAGCACCCGCCCGTGCAATGGGCCTTCCAGGAGACCGGCGTGGACAGTGCCGTGGACATG CCCTTCCCAGCTGGGACATTTGTGAGGCTGGAATTTAGGCTCCAGCAGACAAGCTGCCGGAAGAAGGACTGGAAGAAACCTGAGTGCAAAGTCAAGCCCAATGGG AGGAAGCGGAAATGCTTGGCCTGCATCAAACTGGACTCTGAGGATAAAGTTCTGGGCCGGATGGTCCACTGCCCCGTACAAACCCAGGTTCGGCGG gagctggaggagcaCCAGGAAGCCCAGTGCAGCAGGGTGGAGAGGGCTGGCGAGGACCCCCACAGCTACTACTTCCCTGGACAGTACGCCTTCTCCAAGGCCCTGCCCCACGGCTGA
- the LRRC61 gene encoding leucine-rich repeat-containing protein 61 codes for MEPPGEKPGEAGRLRITPQLLKSRTGEFALESILLLKLRGLGLADLGCLGECLGLEWLDLSGNELTQLGPLASLRQLAVLNVSNNRLTGLEPLAACENLQSLNAAGNLLATPSQLQCLGGLRCLEHLRLRDPLARLSNPLCTSPSYWAAVRELLPGLKVIDGERVTGRGSELYQLCRDLDSSLHPSSSPGPRATEAKPWVEPGYWESRPTRSSSILEEACRQFQDTLQECRDLDRQASDSLAQAEQALGPVGTTSSFVF; via the coding sequence ATGGAGCCTCCGGGGGAGAAgccaggagaggcaggcaggctGCGAATCACACCCCAGCTGCTGAAGTCACGTACGGGCGAGTTCGCCCTGGAGTCCATCCTGCTGCTGAAGCTGCGAGGCTTAGGGCTGGCCGACCTGGGCTGCCTGGGAGAGTGCCTGGGCCTTGAGTGGCTGGACCTGTCGGGCAACGAGCTTACCCAGCTGGGCCCGCTGGCCTCCTTGCGCCAGCTGGCTGTGCTCAATGTCTCCAACAATCGGCTGACGGGGCTGGAGCCACTGGCGGCCTGTGAGAACCTGCAGAGTCTCAATGCTGCGGGCAACCTGCTGGCCACTCCCAGCCAGCTGCAGTGTCTGGGCGGGCTGCGGTGCCTCGAGCACCTGCGGCTCCGAGACCCTTTGGCCAGGCTAAGCAACCCACTCTGCACCAGCCCTTCCTACTGGGCTGCGGTCCGGGAGCTGCTGCCTGGCCTGAAAGTCATCGACGGTGAGCGTGTGACTGGGCGCGGCAGTGAGCTGTACCAGCTGTGCCGAGACCTGGACAGCTCCTTgcaccccagctccagccctggccccagagcCACTGAGGCCAAGCCCTGGGTGGAGCCAGGGTACTGGGAGTCTCGGCCCACCCGGAGCAGCTCCATCCTGGAGGAGGCCTGCCGGCAGTTCCAGGACACCCTGCAGGAGTGCCGGGACCTGGACCGCCAGGCCAGCGACAGCCTGGCCCAGGCTGAGCAGGCACTTGGCCCCGTGGGCACCAcctcttcctttgtcttttga